One Desulfovibrio fairfieldensis genomic window carries:
- a CDS encoding class I SAM-dependent methyltransferase, producing MKYVSAASAPAESQGPGGRSAGLEAYTPEISVAAAGRQWRLTRAADLEELWDAMTADPHNFEDERLPYWTELWPSSVALAGWLAARQEEIAGRVCLDLGCGLGLTALVGQWLGARVTAVDYEEAALHFASRNAALNGVTQPCWALMDWRRPAVRARSMARIWGGDIMYEKRFVAPVLRFLEHALAPDGAAWVAEPGRSVYEAFLHALHCGGWQGRRVHTARVEPLYAQPVPVTVQVWEIRRRAD from the coding sequence GTGAAATACGTATCCGCAGCATCCGCCCCGGCGGAATCCCAAGGGCCCGGAGGGCGGAGCGCCGGTCTTGAGGCCTACACGCCGGAAATCAGCGTGGCCGCGGCGGGGCGGCAATGGCGTCTGACGCGGGCCGCCGACCTGGAGGAACTCTGGGATGCCATGACCGCCGATCCTCATAATTTCGAGGACGAGCGGCTGCCCTACTGGACTGAGCTCTGGCCCTCCAGCGTGGCTCTGGCCGGCTGGCTGGCGGCCCGGCAAGAGGAGATCGCGGGCCGCGTCTGCCTGGATCTGGGCTGCGGCCTGGGACTCACCGCTCTGGTGGGCCAATGGCTGGGCGCGCGGGTCACGGCTGTGGATTACGAGGAAGCCGCCCTGCATTTCGCGTCGCGCAACGCGGCTCTCAATGGCGTGACGCAGCCGTGCTGGGCGCTCATGGACTGGCGGCGCCCGGCGGTGCGCGCACGGAGCATGGCGCGGATCTGGGGCGGGGACATCATGTATGAGAAGCGCTTTGTGGCGCCGGTGCTGCGTTTTCTGGAGCATGCCCTGGCCCCGGACGGCGCGGCCTGGGTGGCCGAGCCGGGGCGCTCGGTGTATGAGGCTTTTCTGCACGCCCTGCACTGCGGCGGCTGGCAGGGGCGGCGTGTGCATACCGCGCGGGTGGAGCCCCTTTATGCCCAGCCCGTGCCGGTGACCGTGCAGGTATGGGAAATCCGGCGGCGGGCGGACTGA
- the nikR gene encoding nickel-responsive transcriptional regulator NikR, giving the protein MGKLARFGVSLDEDLLGPFDALCARKGYSNRSEAIRDLIRKALVEEDWRTSQGQGAGTLTLVYDHHKNDLARRLMRIQHDDHDIIVTTLHVHLDHYNCLEVLVLKGEAERVRALADRLISCRGVKHGTFSVTTTGQDLA; this is encoded by the coding sequence ATGGGCAAACTGGCGCGTTTCGGCGTATCGCTGGATGAGGATTTGTTGGGGCCTTTTGACGCGCTCTGCGCGCGCAAGGGCTATTCCAACCGTTCGGAAGCCATCCGGGACCTGATCCGCAAGGCTTTGGTCGAAGAGGACTGGCGGACATCCCAGGGGCAGGGCGCGGGCACGCTGACCCTGGTCTACGACCACCACAAAAACGATCTGGCGCGGCGGCTGATGCGTATTCAGCACGACGATCACGACATCATCGTGACCACCCTGCATGTGCATCTGGATCATTACAACTGCCTGGAGGTGCTGGTGCTCAAGGGCGAGGCCGAGCGCGTGCGGGCTCTGGCCGATCGGCTGATCTCCTGCCGCGGCGTCAAACACGGCACGTTCAGCGTGACCACAACCGGACAGGATCTGGCCTGA
- a CDS encoding rhodanese family protein, with product MLPVISPAETLQKLRDGKIRLVDIREPDEVNAVRVPGAEVAPLSVIKWTRLAPASPDLPIVFTCNSGNRTTKQSDLLEELAGGPALQMEGGVSTWAKQGLPVERGRQSMPLFRQIQIGAGALVLLGLAGVFVWPPMIWLSAFVGAGLVFAGVTGFCGLGLLLSAMPWNKK from the coding sequence ATGCTTCCTGTTATCAGTCCCGCTGAAACCCTGCAAAAACTTCGGGACGGAAAAATCCGTCTCGTGGACATCCGGGAGCCCGATGAAGTAAACGCCGTGCGCGTGCCCGGCGCTGAAGTGGCCCCGCTTTCCGTCATCAAATGGACGCGTCTGGCCCCGGCCAGCCCGGACCTGCCCATTGTATTCACCTGCAATTCCGGCAACCGCACCACCAAGCAGAGTGACCTGCTGGAAGAACTGGCCGGAGGACCCGCCTTGCAGATGGAAGGCGGCGTCAGCACCTGGGCCAAGCAAGGCCTGCCGGTGGAGCGCGGTCGGCAGAGCATGCCTCTGTTCCGCCAGATTCAGATCGGCGCGGGCGCGCTGGTGCTGCTGGGCCTGGCCGGAGTGTTCGTCTGGCCGCCCATGATCTGGCTGTCCGCCTTTGTGGGCGCGGGTCTGGTCTTTGCCGGAGTGACCGGCTTCTGCGGCCTGGGCTTGCTGCTTTCGGCCATGCCCTGGAACAAAAAATAA
- the gluQRS gene encoding tRNA glutamyl-Q(34) synthetase GluQRS yields MPPRGHEGGPPQQPADRICGRLAPSPTGYAHLGNAWAFLLAWLAVRARKGVLILRLEDIDPQRSRPEFATALLEDLRWLGLDWDQGPDVGGPAGPYEQSRRTAVYADVLARLEAAGLTYPCFCTRKELRLLAAAPHVDDAGAPYPGICRELSAEQREALLRAGRKAAVRLRCAAERVDFVDALLGPQSFCLVECGGDFALRRSDGVLAYQLAVAVDDALMGVNQVVRGRDILSSTPRQIALLRLLGYAVPSYAHIPLLLDGEGQRLAKRHQSLSLRVLRERGADPRRIVGLLARLAGLNPRGWSVLPAELLPDFALERLPGADQRVTDQDLRRLAS; encoded by the coding sequence ATGCCGCCTCGCGGTCATGAGGGCGGCCCGCCGCAACAGCCTGCGGACCGCATTTGTGGTCGGCTGGCCCCGAGTCCCACGGGCTACGCCCATCTGGGCAATGCCTGGGCCTTCCTGCTGGCCTGGCTGGCGGTGAGGGCGCGCAAGGGCGTTCTTATTCTGCGGCTGGAAGACATCGACCCCCAGCGTTCCAGGCCGGAATTCGCAACGGCTTTATTGGAAGATCTGCGTTGGCTGGGTCTGGACTGGGATCAGGGGCCGGATGTGGGGGGACCCGCCGGGCCGTATGAGCAGAGCCGACGCACAGCCGTATACGCGGACGTATTGGCCCGGCTGGAGGCCGCAGGCCTGACCTATCCCTGTTTCTGCACCCGAAAGGAACTGCGCCTGCTGGCCGCGGCCCCGCATGTGGATGACGCGGGCGCGCCCTATCCCGGCATCTGCCGGGAGTTGAGCGCGGAACAGCGGGAGGCCCTGCTCCGGGCCGGGCGCAAGGCCGCCGTGCGGCTGCGTTGCGCGGCGGAGCGCGTTGATTTTGTGGACGCGCTGCTGGGGCCCCAATCTTTTTGTTTGGTGGAATGCGGTGGGGATTTCGCCTTGCGGCGTTCCGACGGCGTACTGGCCTATCAACTGGCCGTGGCCGTGGACGACGCGCTTATGGGCGTAAACCAGGTGGTGCGCGGGCGGGATATCCTGTCTTCCACGCCGCGCCAGATCGCTCTTTTGCGGCTTTTGGGGTATGCTGTCCCCTCGTATGCGCACATTCCGCTGCTTCTGGACGGCGAGGGCCAGCGCCTGGCCAAGCGCCACCAGAGCCTGTCGCTGCGGGTTTTACGCGAGCGGGGCGCGGACCCCAGGCGCATTGTGGGCCTGCTGGCCCGGCTGGCCGGGCTCAACCCGCGCGGTTGGTCCGTGCTCCCGGCGGAATTGTTGCCGGATTTTGCTCTGGAGCGCCTGCCCGGCGCGGACCAGCGCGTGACGGATCAGGATTTGCGTCGGCTTGCGTCATAA
- a CDS encoding C40 family peptidase produces MGKYLKLCALIMGCGLAFGCAAKQNAADENMRVERFRRSYEAALDEDQAQASRQLLRKARSAIGTPYVRGGSSPGGFDCSGFVCWAYKSVGVQLPRTAREQSAVGQRIKNQEDMRAGDIVAFRHPRRGYHTGIYVGDGKFIHSPRRRTKVRINSLSDPYFSSTFLGARRVNFEGNENLVAQAESRLNDYAEEKAVRELSVQKKSPAKSRRSVKTRRASRDKVVQVASNDTRRSAKAAPAKAAKVGKSKAERASKGGKTAAHASDKKASPKVASSSHQKSKKSSGTKSRKQS; encoded by the coding sequence ATGGGTAAATATCTGAAACTGTGTGCGCTGATTATGGGCTGCGGCCTGGCTTTCGGGTGCGCGGCCAAACAGAATGCCGCCGATGAGAATATGCGTGTGGAGCGCTTCCGCCGTTCCTATGAGGCGGCTCTGGACGAAGACCAGGCCCAGGCCAGCAGGCAGCTGTTGCGCAAGGCCCGTTCGGCCATCGGGACCCCCTATGTGCGGGGCGGGTCCAGTCCGGGCGGTTTTGACTGCTCGGGCTTTGTCTGCTGGGCCTACAAAAGCGTGGGCGTGCAGTTGCCGCGCACCGCGCGGGAGCAGTCCGCGGTGGGCCAGCGCATTAAGAATCAGGAAGATATGCGTGCCGGTGACATTGTGGCCTTCCGCCATCCCCGCCGGGGTTATCACACGGGTATTTACGTGGGGGACGGCAAATTCATCCACAGCCCGCGCCGCCGCACCAAAGTGCGGATCAACTCTCTCAGTGACCCCTATTTCAGCAGCACTTTTCTGGGCGCGCGCCGTGTGAATTTTGAAGGCAATGAAAACCTGGTGGCCCAGGCCGAAAGCCGTCTCAACGACTATGCCGAGGAAAAAGCCGTGCGCGAACTCTCCGTGCAGAAAAAAAGCCCGGCCAAATCCCGCCGCAGTGTGAAAACACGCCGCGCCTCTCGCGACAAAGTGGTGCAGGTCGCCAGCAACGATACGCGGCGCAGCGCCAAGGCCGCACCCGCCAAGGCAGCCAAGGTTGGGAAAAGCAAGGCCGAGCGCGCTTCCAAGGGCGGCAAAACCGCTGCCCATGCCTCCGATAAGAAAGCCTCTCCCAAGGTGGCCTCCTCTTCCCACCAGAAAAGTAAAAAATCTTCCGGCACCAAGAGCCGCAAGCAATCATAG
- a CDS encoding flagellar basal body rod protein FlgC, translating to MSGITGSMNLGASAMNAHSWGMAVTAHNVANVNTAGFAPQHAVYATGPGGRGVRLDAVLQDSGVAGRLPAEVRNNPAVSAAPASVESDFVNPGGTDLGREMTQMISTQRTYEANAQVVRTGDAMLGTLLDLKA from the coding sequence ATGAGCGGCATTACCGGCAGTATGAACCTGGGCGCGTCGGCCATGAATGCCCATTCTTGGGGTATGGCTGTTACGGCGCACAATGTGGCCAACGTGAACACGGCGGGCTTTGCGCCGCAACACGCGGTCTATGCCACGGGCCCCGGCGGCCGGGGCGTGCGGCTGGATGCCGTGCTTCAGGATTCCGGCGTTGCCGGACGGCTTCCCGCCGAGGTCCGCAATAACCCGGCCGTATCCGCCGCTCCGGCGTCTGTGGAGTCGGACTTTGTTAATCCCGGCGGCACGGATCTGGGGCGTGAAATGACGCAGATGATCTCCACGCAGCGGACCTATGAGGCCAACGCCCAGGTTGTCCGTACCGGCGACGCCATGCTGGGGACGCTGCTGGATCTTAAGGCCTGA
- a CDS encoding CvpA family protein encodes MGQDIFDLIIVLALVFFAGRGFVHGFVGEVAGVVSLVGGFWAAHAYHSLLSPRLTAIADPAWRTIAAYVLIFLAVILVVAVLARLLQKILSFSFVSWADRLAGGLLGLAKGVLLCALALLVLQKFFHDAPFMQHSRVLPYFNALMEQVRTWLPPDLVSRLGI; translated from the coding sequence ATGGGGCAAGACATTTTTGATCTGATCATCGTCCTGGCGTTGGTCTTTTTTGCCGGACGGGGCTTTGTGCACGGTTTTGTGGGCGAAGTGGCCGGGGTGGTTTCGCTGGTGGGCGGCTTCTGGGCCGCGCACGCCTATCACTCCCTGCTGTCCCCGCGCCTCACGGCCATTGCCGACCCGGCCTGGCGGACCATCGCCGCCTACGTGCTGATCTTTCTGGCCGTGATTCTGGTCGTGGCCGTGCTGGCCCGCCTGCTGCAGAAAATCCTTTCATTTTCCTTCGTCTCCTGGGCGGACAGGCTGGCGGGCGGCCTGCTGGGCCTGGCCAAGGGCGTTCTGCTCTGCGCGCTGGCGCTGCTGGTGCTGCAAAAATTCTTTCACGACGCGCCGTTCATGCAGCATTCGCGCGTCCTGCCCTATTTCAACGCCCTGATGGAACAGGTGCGCACCTGGCTGCCGCCCGATCTCGTGTCCCGCCTGGGAATCTGA
- the folE2 gene encoding GTP cyclohydrolase FolE2, whose translation MEDVQSHAPTVPLNIDRVGVRELRLPLLVRDRARGSQQTVASVDLGVDLPSAFKGTHMSRFVEALEEWNEEISYQSVRRLLENIKERLGARRAWARFSFPYFIRKAAPASGSPGTVAYACRLTGELDENGQSFLLDLDVPVMTVCPCSKAISREGAHSQRAIVRMRVRMTGFSWLEEFIEMAEESGSSAVYTLLKREDEKFVTEHAFAAPAFVEDVVRNVAQRLSRHTHVDWFSVEVESMESIHNHNAFARIERSLAASGARKGARP comes from the coding sequence ATGGAAGACGTACAAAGCCATGCCCCCACAGTGCCTCTGAATATCGACCGCGTGGGTGTGCGCGAACTCAGGCTGCCCCTGCTGGTGCGCGACCGCGCCCGGGGCAGCCAGCAGACCGTGGCCAGCGTGGACCTGGGCGTGGACCTGCCTTCGGCCTTCAAGGGAACCCACATGAGCCGTTTTGTGGAAGCCCTGGAGGAGTGGAATGAGGAAATCAGCTACCAGTCGGTGCGCCGCCTGCTGGAAAACATCAAGGAACGCCTGGGCGCGCGGCGGGCCTGGGCGCGCTTCAGTTTTCCCTATTTCATCCGCAAGGCGGCCCCGGCCTCGGGCAGCCCCGGCACCGTGGCCTATGCCTGCCGCCTTACCGGCGAACTGGATGAAAACGGGCAGTCATTTCTGCTGGATCTGGACGTGCCGGTGATGACCGTCTGCCCCTGCTCCAAGGCCATCAGCCGTGAGGGCGCGCACAGCCAGCGGGCCATCGTGCGCATGCGCGTGCGCATGACCGGCTTTTCCTGGTTGGAGGAATTCATCGAGATGGCCGAGGAGTCGGGTTCCTCGGCGGTCTATACCCTGCTCAAGCGCGAGGACGAAAAATTCGTCACCGAGCACGCCTTTGCCGCCCCGGCCTTTGTGGAGGACGTGGTGCGCAATGTGGCGCAGCGCCTTTCCCGGCACACGCATGTGGACTGGTTCAGCGTGGAGGTGGAGAGCATGGAGTCCATCCACAACCATAACGCCTTTGCCCGCATCGAACGCAGTCTGGCCGCATCCGGAGCCCGGAAAGGCGCTCGGCCGTAG